The following coding sequences are from one Cydia splendana chromosome 15, ilCydSple1.2, whole genome shotgun sequence window:
- the LOC134797412 gene encoding ankyrin repeat domain-containing protein 6, whose amino-acid sequence MSAVLEAAARGDAARLASLLRAQPAHCDVVDENGCSALQRAAADGHVEVVQLLLQHGADPNKQDLVHGNTAVHEAAWKGYSRCVALLAARCELRARNAGGFAPLHLACQNGHNQSTRELLLAGAPPDLQNNYGDTALHTAARYGHAGATRILISAACQVAAQNKNGDTALHIAAAMARRKLTRILLEAGCDKTLKNHQGETARDIATRKGLDEIIAILNTPVAKQKKKRDKSKERTIDEPDAPKKKDGKKKKNVHFETPPAPVQWSPYGCHYYPDPKYFPKPKLSSLPTEPLRKGEQYFLDLAGNIKKGPIGAGYTCYCAPFFKHMEEKMNEDKKDLKRHIDRAHDRLDQKVTDLEMKTQGQISELTRFVAAERALCKERHQHLEHWLTRGVMFRASERVRKLDYSPKGSLDIPPMKRTRSLEILDHSEEWNKVNKLIKSFNQTAEHYESHPKERPDKQTSKSTEVLDTRSPPTPRRKYVLKNSMSSDQLDAGPSRMSRSPHTTASGPSPDQSRLHNVTAEIHVKANKISVSQSPVSMEVQGYNERFASPSRQSNTKSPSSSRDFKVSDSEERKKDQSPGVPAWKSQVLQRTADDIRKRVMLEKEMSQVVMRNNAKSLDISQDGYVKLHKQPSNYQVREENSVEREPRKSVQELVAQVEQQRCQSPERKPTEEPLPAVSPNPGILKMPQQPQRPAPVLKEKPPKSKRFSLHNLIPFPTRKTFQTPPKDNGNNSESSDEEDNPIRTTNTPGPMKNTNLLQTLPLPNYETMSTKSQSPAPQTQKPYPPDLRPMIPKDAYFHEIPNRQNHQLPYREMIENGLPTPQYYDYNQTGLPQTQVQPRNRNPLYHHQTGVFDAMMQDHIIREMDRIPHCYSEHLDQNTEVEIANQNEFGYYDNRPPYYNPKPVPDHNLLHSRLQSLAINTHLTETQSQTDRESHNDSGYSTKVYGSSQGPSPSLSGHVDGSDNLSGQRINIVPNGKPVMPIGKPVIPIGASSLV is encoded by the exons ATGTCGGCGGTGCTCGAGGCAGCGGCGCGCGGCGACGCGGCGCGGCTCGCGAGCCTCCTGCGCGCGCAGCCCGCGCATTGCGATGTCGTCGATGAG aatggCTGTAGCGCGTTGCAGCGCGCAGCTGCGGACGGGCATGTTGAGGTGGTGCAACTGTTGCTGCAACACGGCGCCGACCCTAACAAACAAGACCTCGTG CACGGCAACACCGCGGTCCACGAAGCGGCCTGGAAGGGCTACtcgcgctgcgtcgcgctcctTGCCGCGCGCTGCGAGCTGCGCGCACGCAACGCGGGCGGCTTCGCGCCGCTACATCTCGCCTGTCAGAACGGACATAACCAGTCTACTAGAGAACTGTTACTTGCTGGAGCGCCACCGGATCTGCAGAACAAT TACGGCGACACGGCCCTCCACACGGCGGCGCGGTACGGGCACGCGGGCGCCACCCGCATCCTCATCTCCGCGGCGTGCCAGGTCGCCGCGCAGAACAAGAACGGCGACACTGCCCTCCACATAGCCGCCGCCATGGCGCGGCGCAAACTCACGCGCATCCTCCTCGAAGCCGGCTGCGACAAGACACTCAAGAACCACCAGGGGGAAACCGCTAGGGATATAGCCACAAGAAAAGGCTTGGACGAAATCATCGCCATCTTGAACACCCCTGTAGCTAAACAGAAGAAGAAACGAGACAAAAGCAAGGAAAGAACGATAGACGAACCTGACGCTCCAAAGAAAAAAGATGGAAAGAAAAAGAAGAACGTTCACTTCGAAACGCCGCCAGCACCTGTCCAGTGGTCCCCATACGGATGCCATTACTATCCGGACCCGAAATACTTCCCGAAGCCCAAGTTAAGCTCGCTTCCCACCGAACCGCTTAGAAAAGGCGAACAGTACTTCTTAGATTTAGCGGGGAATATCAAAAAAGGCCCAATTGGAGCTGGATACACGTGCTACTGCGCACCGTTCTTTAAACATATGGAAGAGAAGATGAATGAGGATAAGAAGGATTTGAAACGGCACATAGACAGAGCTCATGACAGGCTCGATCAGAAGGTAACAGATTTGGAGATGAAGACGCAAGGACAGATATCGGAGTTGACAAGGTTTGTGGCTGCTGAAAGAGCGCTGTGTAAAGAGCGACATCAGCATTTAGAACACTGGCTGACGAGAGGCGTAATGTTCAGAGCTTCAGAAAGAGTCAGGAAATTAGACTACAGCCCTAAAGGTTCCTTAGACATACCTCCCATGAAAAGGACGAGGAGTCTAGAAATCTTGGATCATTCGGAAGAGTGGAATAAAGTCAACAAATTAATAAAGAGTTTCAATCAAACCGCTGAACATTACGAAAGTCATCCCAAGGAGCGACCTGATAAGCAGACGTCGAAAAGTACAGAAGTGTTAGACACCAGATCACCGCCAACTCCTAGAAGAAAGTATGTTCTTAAGAATTCTATGAGCAGTGATCAATTAGATGCTGGTCCAAGTCGCATGTCGAGATCACCTCATACTACTGCTTCAGGACCAAGTCCAGATCAGAGCCGCTTACATAATGTCACTGCTGAAATACATGTAAAGGCGAATAAAATATCAGTATCACAATCACCAGTCTCCATGGAGGTTCAAGGGTATAACGAAAGATTCGCCTCACCTAGTCGACAATCGAATACTAAGTCACCCAGCAGCAGCAGAGACTTTAAAGTCAGCGATTCTGAGGAAAGAAAAAAGGATCAATCTCCTGGCGTGCCAGCTTGGAAGAGCCAAGTCTTACAAAGAACGGCAGACGATATTAGAAAAAGAGTCATGCTCGAAAAAGAAATGTCCCAAGTCGTTATGAGAAACAACGCGAAATCTTTAGATATATCGCAAGACGGATACGTTAAGCTCCATAAACAACCAAGCAACTATCAGGTTCGAGAAGAGAACAGCGTAGAAAGAGAACCAAGAAAGTCAGTTCAGGAGTTAGTAGCGCAGGTAGAACAGCAAAGATGTCAGTCTCCCGAAAGAAAGCCCACCGAAGAACCTCTACCCGCAGTCTCTCCAAACCCTGGCATACTCAAAATGCCTCAACAACCACAAAGACCAGCGCCAGTGTTAAAGGAAAAACCGCCTAAATCAAAACGCTTCAGCTTGCATAACCTCATCCCGTTCCCAACTAGAAAGACTTTCCAAACCCCACCGAAAGACAATGGAAACAATTCAGAAAGCAGCGACGAAGAGGACAATCCAATTAGAACTACGAACACACCCGGGCCCATGAAGAACACCAACCTCCTCCAAACCCTTCCTCTACCTAACTACGAAACCATGTCCACCAAATCTCAATCCCCTGCCCCGCAAACACAAAAACCTTACCCACCAGACTTAAGACCCATGATCCCTAAAGACGCCTACTTCCACGAGATACCAAACCGTCAAAACCACCAACTGCCCTACAGAGAAATGATCGAAAACGGCTTACCTACTCCTCAATACTACGACTACAACCAAACAGGTCTACCTCAAACGCAAGTCCAACCTAGAAACAGGAACCCATTATACCACCACCAAACAGGCGTCTTCGACGCAATGATGCAAGATCACATTATAAGGGAAATGGATAGAATACCTCACTGCTACAGCGAGCATTTGGACCAGAATACTGAAGTTGAAATCGCCAATCAGAACGAATTTGGTTACTACGATAACCGGCCGCCTTATTACAATCCAAAGCCCGTTCCAGATCATAATCTACTCCATAGCAGGCTTCAATCTCTAGCTATTAACACGCATTTGACAGAAACGCAGAGTCAAACAGACAGGGAGTCCCATAACGACTCAGGCTACAGTACAAAAGTGTACGGGAGCTCGCAGGGGCCGTCACCAAGTTTGTCTGGTCATGTTGACGGTTCGGACAATCTTTCTGGTCAGCGGATCAATATTGTGCCGAATGGGAAGCCGGTTATGCCCATTGGGAAGCCTGTGATACCCATTGGGGCGTCTAGTTTAGTTTAA